From one Pseudomonas sp. B21-048 genomic stretch:
- a CDS encoding cysteine hydrolase family protein: protein MQLKTNAALIIIDQQKGILHPKLGRRNNPQAEERILELLGHWRRTGRLVVHVQHLSRSADSVFWPQQSGVEFQERFQPSMGEWLIQKQVPDAFCSTGLEARLREAGIDQLIIVGVATHNSVESTARTAGNLGFEAWVAQDACFTFDKADFFGNAHPAEEVHAMSLGNLHGEYATVVNTAQIL, encoded by the coding sequence ATGCAGCTCAAGACAAACGCGGCGCTGATCATCATCGATCAACAAAAAGGCATCCTGCATCCCAAGTTGGGCCGTCGAAACAACCCTCAGGCCGAAGAGCGCATCCTGGAATTGCTGGGGCATTGGCGCCGAACCGGGCGGCTGGTGGTTCATGTGCAGCATCTGTCCCGTTCAGCGGATTCAGTGTTTTGGCCACAGCAATCGGGGGTGGAGTTTCAGGAGCGTTTTCAACCATCGATGGGTGAGTGGCTGATTCAGAAACAGGTGCCGGATGCCTTTTGCTCGACGGGGCTGGAGGCGCGTTTGCGCGAGGCGGGGATCGATCAGTTGATCATCGTTGGCGTGGCGACCCACAACTCAGTGGAGTCCACGGCGCGAACGGCCGGGAATCTGGGTTTTGAAGCGTGGGTTGCGCAGGATGCGTGTTTCACCTTTGACAAGGCGGATTTCTTCGGTAACGCCCATCCAGCCGAGGAAGTACATGCGATGTCGCTGGGTAATTTGCATGGCGAATATGCGACGGTTGTGAACACTGCGCAGATTTTGTAG
- a CDS encoding SEC-C metal-binding domain-containing protein, whose amino-acid sequence MTQQPHVHGPDCNHDHDHHDHHDHGHVHGPNCGHAHQEPVRNALKDVGRNDPCPCGNGKKFKKCHGA is encoded by the coding sequence ATGACCCAGCAACCTCATGTCCATGGCCCTGACTGCAACCACGATCATGACCATCATGACCATCACGACCATGGCCATGTCCACGGCCCGAACTGCGGCCACGCCCACCAGGAACCGGTGCGCAACGCCCTGAAAGATGTCGGCCGCAACGACCCTTGCCCTTGCGGCAACGGCAAGAAATTCAAGAAGTGCCACGGCGCATAA
- a CDS encoding LEA type 2 family protein: MTTRRLALYMFTLLLFSGLGGCTSWFDFGDNLPDPQVHLVKVEVVRAKLLEQKFLLHFRVDNPNDQDLTVRALEYRIHLGDMLLTEGEHEHWFTIGPKRSAYFKVPVRTNLWPRVRDLVKLLKKPDQPIPYRLEGELETGIFIAHYVHLARNGVIIAADLIPE, encoded by the coding sequence ATGACCACCCGGCGACTTGCGCTCTATATGTTCACCTTGCTCCTGTTTTCAGGACTCGGCGGTTGTACGTCGTGGTTCGACTTTGGCGACAATCTGCCGGATCCGCAGGTGCATCTGGTCAAGGTCGAGGTGGTCCGGGCCAAGCTGCTGGAGCAGAAATTCCTGCTGCATTTTCGCGTCGACAATCCCAACGACCAAGACCTGACGGTGCGTGCCCTGGAATATCGCATTCACTTGGGGGACATGTTGCTGACTGAAGGCGAGCACGAACACTGGTTCACGATCGGCCCCAAACGCAGTGCCTATTTCAAGGTACCGGTCCGCACCAACCTGTGGCCCAGGGTTCGAGACTTGGTGAAACTGCTGAAAAAACCCGACCAACCCATTCCCTATCGTCTGGAAGGTGAACTGGAAACCGGTATATTCATCGCGCACTACGTGCACCTAGCGCGCAATGGCGTGATAATCGCCGCCGATTTAATTCCGGAGTGA
- a CDS encoding YchJ family protein, producing the protein MSTSICPCGSGTLLDACCGHYHAGHPAPSAEVLMRSRYSAYVLGLIDYLVATTLPAQQPGLDRQSISDWSAQSTWLGLEVESAEVFGGQPEHAFVTFTARWHDSSGEHSHRERSSFVQNAGHWYFIDPTVPLKAGRNDACPCASGQKFKKCCASYFGA; encoded by the coding sequence ATGAGTACATCCATTTGCCCTTGCGGTAGCGGCACGCTGCTCGATGCCTGCTGCGGCCATTACCACGCTGGCCACCCCGCCCCAAGCGCCGAAGTCTTGATGCGTTCGCGCTACAGCGCCTATGTACTGGGGCTGATCGACTATCTGGTGGCGACCACTCTGCCTGCGCAACAGCCCGGCCTGGATCGCCAGTCGATCAGCGACTGGAGCGCCCAAAGCACCTGGCTCGGCCTGGAAGTGGAAAGCGCCGAGGTTTTCGGCGGTCAGCCGGAGCACGCTTTCGTCACCTTCACCGCTCGCTGGCACGATAGCAGCGGCGAACACAGCCACCGCGAACGTTCGTCATTCGTGCAGAACGCCGGCCACTGGTATTTCATCGATCCCACCGTGCCGCTCAAGGCCGGGCGCAACGATGCGTGCCCTTGCGCCAGCGGGCAGAAGTTCAAGAAGTGTTGCGCGAGTTATTTCGGCGCTTGA
- a CDS encoding DUF6231 family protein, producing the protein MIAGISSRTPQQALAALLDRYAPARLLLIGASEFPALEAFKTAHPDSNVAFAAPGPLPAELAAQRFDLALVVDCLEHLPKRNGLNLLGGIRNLNTSRIAVLADLPACGWQETDFFSLALQASERFQRDDQVLTLFTYDLLDYKQVPDWLNSRFWANPENFGKYWW; encoded by the coding sequence ATGATTGCAGGTATCTCTTCGCGCACGCCCCAACAGGCGTTGGCCGCTTTGCTTGATCGTTACGCCCCGGCGCGTCTGTTGCTGATTGGCGCCAGCGAATTCCCCGCGCTCGAAGCGTTCAAAACCGCGCACCCGGATAGCAACGTCGCCTTTGCGGCGCCCGGGCCATTGCCGGCCGAACTGGCGGCGCAACGGTTTGATCTGGCGCTGGTGGTCGATTGCCTCGAACACTTGCCCAAGCGCAACGGCCTCAATCTGCTCGGTGGCATACGCAATCTCAATACCAGTCGCATTGCGGTGCTGGCCGACTTGCCGGCGTGCGGTTGGCAAGAGACAGACTTTTTCTCCCTGGCCCTGCAAGCCAGCGAACGCTTCCAGCGCGACGATCAAGTACTGACCCTGTTTACCTACGATCTGCTTGACTACAAGCAGGTGCCCGACTGGCTCAACTCACGCTTCTGGGCCAATCCGGAAAACTTCGGGAAATATTGGTGGTAA
- a CDS encoding OmpA family protein gives MSIIRTALPLVLLTSVLTGCAGLQKTDWPTCAAVGGIVGAGLGATESSAWAGYGALLIGGTAAAYCWVHGDGDEDGDGVLDSRDKCPGTPKGVRVDADGCPPPAPAPVVEETAVVKEEVIVIRDVHFQFDSAKLTPADKDVLDTIATRLKQESSSAQLTVTGHTDSVGSDAYNQKLSDRRAHSVVEYLISQGIPRSSFVSVTGAGESQPVADNKTADGRAMNRRTEIKINR, from the coding sequence ATGAGCATAATTCGGACAGCATTACCCTTGGTTCTGCTAACCAGTGTGTTGACTGGTTGCGCAGGTTTACAGAAAACCGACTGGCCGACCTGTGCGGCGGTCGGTGGTATCGTCGGTGCAGGGCTCGGCGCGACCGAGAGTTCGGCATGGGCAGGGTATGGCGCGCTGCTGATCGGCGGCACGGCAGCGGCCTATTGCTGGGTGCACGGCGATGGCGACGAAGACGGCGATGGCGTACTGGACAGCCGCGACAAGTGCCCGGGTACGCCTAAAGGCGTGCGGGTCGATGCCGACGGCTGCCCTCCACCCGCGCCTGCGCCGGTGGTCGAGGAGACGGCGGTGGTCAAGGAAGAAGTCATTGTTATCCGCGATGTGCACTTCCAGTTCGACTCGGCCAAGCTCACCCCTGCCGATAAAGACGTACTCGACACCATAGCCACGCGCCTGAAACAGGAATCCTCCAGCGCCCAACTGACCGTCACCGGTCATACCGACAGCGTCGGCAGCGATGCCTACAACCAGAAACTGTCGGATAGACGTGCCCATTCGGTGGTGGAATACCTGATTTCCCAAGGCATACCACGCAGCAGTTTCGTGTCTGTGACCGGTGCCGGTGAAAGCCAGCCGGTGGCCGATAACAAAACCGCTGACGGCCGCGCGATGAACCGCCGCACGGAAATCAAAATCAACCGCTAA
- a CDS encoding OmpA family protein: MSVLTRTVLPAVLLGSLLTGCATHSDGTAPLNQRTWPICSVIGGLVGGGLGAIESSGWAAGGAALGILTGGLICYAQDGDEDDDGVFDRRDRCPDTPANTPVEHHGCPLPQYPASVKPVEAPVSEVITLNGNVLFAYNQSDLMPEARSQLDSLMAKLQNADVVSVKVVGHTDSQGSDTYNQKLSERRASSVAAYLLSQGLAPNKLTSEGRGESQPIADNDTEEGRAQNRRVELHINR, from the coding sequence ATGAGCGTTCTCACAAGGACCGTCTTGCCGGCTGTGCTGCTTGGCAGTCTTCTGACCGGTTGTGCGACTCACAGCGATGGCACCGCCCCTCTCAATCAACGTACGTGGCCGATCTGCAGTGTCATAGGTGGGCTGGTCGGTGGCGGTTTGGGTGCCATTGAAAGCAGTGGCTGGGCAGCGGGTGGCGCGGCGCTCGGGATCTTGACCGGTGGCCTGATCTGCTACGCCCAGGATGGCGATGAAGACGATGATGGCGTCTTCGATCGACGTGATCGCTGCCCCGATACACCTGCCAATACACCCGTTGAACATCACGGTTGCCCGCTGCCGCAATACCCGGCCAGCGTGAAACCTGTTGAGGCACCGGTCTCTGAAGTCATCACCTTGAACGGTAACGTGCTGTTCGCCTACAACCAATCTGACCTGATGCCCGAAGCTCGGAGTCAGCTGGATTCGCTGATGGCCAAATTGCAGAACGCCGACGTAGTGAGCGTCAAAGTCGTCGGTCATACCGACAGCCAGGGTTCGGACACCTATAACCAGAAACTCTCGGAACGGCGTGCCAGCAGCGTGGCGGCCTACCTGTTGAGCCAGGGGCTGGCGCCGAACAAACTCACCAGCGAAGGCCGGGGCGAAAGCCAACCGATAGCCGATAACGACACGGAAGAAGGGCGGGCGCAAAACCGTCGCGTGGAGTTGCATATCAATCGCTGA
- a CDS encoding DUF1145 domain-containing protein, with the protein MKVFWGLGKWLTLLFWLVVLVNLLIPFVHPLHLLVNLAGSVLAGLHLLELVFCNRSLKGRAHPWRDRLKIVFFGVFHLQTIPAPAASKASHA; encoded by the coding sequence ATGAAGGTATTTTGGGGCCTGGGGAAGTGGTTGACCCTGCTGTTCTGGCTAGTAGTGCTGGTCAATCTGCTCATACCGTTTGTTCATCCGCTGCACCTGTTGGTCAATCTGGCGGGCAGCGTGCTGGCAGGGCTCCATCTTCTGGAGCTGGTGTTCTGCAACCGCAGCCTCAAAGGTCGAGCCCACCCTTGGCGTGATCGCCTGAAAATTGTCTTTTTCGGCGTTTTCCACCTGCAAACCATTCCGGCCCCGGCCGCTTCGAAGGCCTCCCATGCGTAA
- a CDS encoding collagen-like protein, with the protein MRKLCLLAALISPLACAQVVSVETNSLMRLPNTASSLQLERLEVADYGTLLIPSNVTELTVGELHLGRDARIAIVPSEQALALKISRAELAEGSQITARGAPGTYLKAARSGRNLDLQINALNAPQLSVDARGGAGAPGFIGLDGANGQAPGCTWGQAGRGADGSNGSDGQPGAPGALVRLEVPRDYPAQRIKVEIAGGVGGTAGPGGKPGAGGKSKGCFVYKADGGKSGHPGADGQPGPAGVAGSVTIQRL; encoded by the coding sequence ATGCGTAAACTTTGTCTGCTCGCTGCACTTATCAGCCCATTGGCCTGCGCGCAGGTAGTGAGCGTCGAAACCAACTCGCTGATGCGCTTGCCCAACACCGCCAGTTCCTTGCAACTGGAACGGCTGGAAGTCGCCGATTACGGCACCTTGCTGATTCCCTCGAACGTGACCGAACTGACCGTCGGCGAGCTGCACCTGGGACGTGACGCGCGGATCGCCATTGTGCCGAGTGAACAAGCGCTGGCGTTGAAGATCAGCCGTGCCGAATTGGCTGAGGGCAGCCAGATCACAGCACGGGGGGCGCCAGGGACTTACCTCAAGGCGGCCCGCTCCGGGCGCAATCTGGATCTGCAGATCAACGCGTTGAACGCGCCGCAATTGTCGGTAGACGCTCGCGGTGGCGCGGGCGCTCCGGGTTTTATCGGCCTCGACGGGGCCAACGGTCAAGCGCCAGGTTGTACTTGGGGCCAGGCCGGTCGCGGCGCCGATGGCAGTAATGGCAGCGACGGCCAGCCGGGTGCGCCAGGGGCGCTGGTTCGACTGGAAGTGCCACGTGATTACCCGGCGCAGCGGATCAAGGTCGAGATTGCCGGCGGGGTGGGTGGCACGGCAGGGCCTGGTGGAAAGCCGGGAGCGGGCGGCAAATCCAAGGGCTGCTTTGTTTATAAAGCCGACGGCGGCAAGAGCGGCCACCCCGGTGCCGATGGTCAGCCAGGGCCTGCGGGAGTGGCGGGTTCGGTGACGATTCAGCGGTTGTAA
- a CDS encoding CopD family protein gives MTPFGIVYTLHVLAALVWVGGMFFAWMVLRPAAMKALEGPARLKLWVEVFQGFFRWVWIAVVLLPISGVGMIHLQFAGFEAAPRYVQVMMGLYVVMTALFIRIQALLLPELRTAVTAQDWPAGAAVLGRIRRLVGINLMVGLVLVAIAAARP, from the coding sequence ATGACACCTTTTGGCATCGTTTATACCCTGCATGTCCTGGCCGCCCTGGTATGGGTCGGCGGCATGTTTTTCGCCTGGATGGTCCTGCGCCCCGCGGCGATGAAGGCGCTGGAAGGCCCTGCCCGATTGAAGCTGTGGGTGGAAGTGTTTCAAGGCTTTTTCCGCTGGGTCTGGATCGCGGTGGTGCTTTTGCCGATCAGCGGCGTGGGCATGATTCATCTGCAGTTCGCCGGATTTGAAGCGGCGCCGCGGTATGTGCAGGTGATGATGGGATTGTATGTGGTGATGACGGCGCTGTTTATCCGGATTCAGGCGTTGCTGCTGCCGGAACTGCGCACGGCGGTGACGGCTCAGGATTGGCCGGCGGGCGCGGCGGTGCTGGGCAGGATTCGTCGGTTGGTGGGGATTAACCTGATGGTCGGGTTGGTGCTGGTGGCGATTGCGGCGGCTCGGCCGTGA
- the dinG gene encoding ATP-dependent DNA helicase DinG produces the protein MISTELKTTIQGAYSRFLEAKSLKPRYGQRLMIAEIAKVLGDIDTDDEGRRSGDPAIVAVEAGTGTGKTVAYSLAAIPTAKAAGKRLVIATATVALQEQIVYKDLPDLMRNSGLNFSFALAKGRGRYMCLSKLDMLLQEGHAQTATAQLFEEEGFKIEVDEASQKLFTSMIEKLAGNKWDGDRDSWSTALEDADWARLTTDHSQCTNRHCPNFGQCAFYKAREGMGKVDVIVTNHDMVLADLALGGGAVLPDPRDTIYVFDEGHHLPDKAIGHFAHYTRLRSTADWLETTAKNLTKLLAQHPLPGDLGKLIEQVPELAREIKTQQQFMFSACEQAADFKPGEDVEGRERPRHRFVGGVIPEHMREMGIELKKGFARLTDLFTRLTELLKEGMDGEVNIGIASNQAEEWYPLFGSLLSRSSGNWELWTAFTVEDPEDNPPMARWLTLAESGSLFDIEVNASPILAADMLRRNLWNVAYGALVTSATLTALGTFDRFRMRAGLPKAAVTAVVPSPFHHADAGVLRVPDLKADPRDAPAHTAAIIRDLPQLVEGSRGTLVLFSSRKQMQDVFDGLDRDWRKQVFIQGNLSKQETLNKHKARVDGGDSSVLFGLASFAEGVDLPGAYCEHVVIAKIPFSVPDDPVEAALAEWIEARGGNPFMEISVPDASLKLVQACGRLLRTEEDRGTITLLDRRLVTQRYGKAILNALPPFRREIS, from the coding sequence ATGATCAGCACCGAACTCAAAACCACGATCCAGGGCGCCTATTCGCGTTTTCTTGAAGCCAAGAGCCTCAAGCCGCGCTACGGTCAACGCCTGATGATTGCCGAAATTGCCAAGGTCCTCGGGGATATCGACACCGACGACGAAGGCCGGCGCAGTGGCGATCCCGCGATTGTCGCGGTGGAAGCCGGCACCGGTACCGGCAAAACCGTGGCCTACAGTCTGGCGGCCATCCCGACCGCGAAGGCCGCCGGCAAGCGTCTGGTGATTGCGACGGCCACCGTGGCCCTGCAAGAGCAGATCGTCTACAAGGATTTGCCCGACCTGATGCGCAACAGCGGGCTGAATTTCAGCTTCGCCCTGGCCAAGGGGCGCGGGCGCTACATGTGCCTGTCCAAGCTCGACATGTTGCTCCAGGAAGGTCACGCGCAGACTGCCACCGCGCAGCTTTTCGAAGAAGAAGGCTTCAAGATCGAGGTCGATGAGGCCAGCCAGAAACTGTTCACCAGCATGATCGAGAAGCTCGCCGGCAATAAGTGGGACGGCGACCGCGACAGTTGGTCGACGGCGCTGGAAGACGCCGACTGGGCGCGGCTGACTACCGATCACAGCCAGTGCACCAACCGTCATTGCCCGAACTTCGGCCAGTGCGCCTTCTACAAGGCTCGCGAAGGCATGGGCAAGGTCGACGTGATCGTCACCAACCACGACATGGTCCTGGCCGACCTGGCCTTGGGCGGCGGCGCGGTTCTGCCGGACCCGCGAGACACCATCTACGTGTTCGACGAAGGCCATCACCTGCCGGACAAGGCCATCGGTCACTTCGCTCATTACACGCGTCTGCGTTCCACCGCCGACTGGCTGGAAACCACCGCCAAGAACCTCACCAAACTGCTGGCCCAGCACCCCCTGCCGGGCGATCTGGGCAAGTTGATCGAACAGGTGCCGGAGCTGGCCAGGGAGATCAAAACCCAGCAGCAGTTCATGTTCAGCGCCTGCGAGCAAGCCGCCGACTTCAAGCCCGGCGAAGACGTCGAAGGCCGCGAGCGGCCACGTCACCGTTTCGTCGGCGGGGTGATTCCCGAGCACATGCGTGAAATGGGCATCGAGCTGAAGAAGGGCTTTGCTCGCCTGACCGACCTGTTCACCCGGCTCACCGAACTGCTCAAGGAAGGCATGGACGGCGAGGTCAATATCGGCATCGCCAGCAACCAGGCCGAAGAGTGGTATCCGCTGTTTGGCAGTCTGTTGTCACGTTCTTCGGGCAATTGGGAGTTGTGGACCGCCTTCACCGTCGAAGACCCGGAAGACAACCCGCCCATGGCCCGTTGGCTGACCCTGGCTGAAAGCGGTTCGCTGTTCGACATCGAGGTCAATGCCAGCCCGATCCTCGCGGCGGACATGCTCCGGCGCAATTTGTGGAACGTGGCTTACGGGGCGCTGGTGACATCGGCGACCCTGACCGCTCTCGGCACTTTCGACCGCTTCCGCATGCGCGCCGGCCTGCCCAAAGCAGCTGTGACCGCGGTGGTGCCTAGCCCGTTCCATCACGCCGACGCCGGCGTGCTGCGGGTGCCGGACCTGAAAGCCGATCCGCGTGATGCGCCGGCTCACACGGCGGCAATCATCCGCGACTTGCCGCAACTGGTAGAAGGTTCACGAGGCACCCTGGTGCTGTTCTCTTCACGCAAGCAGATGCAGGACGTGTTCGACGGTCTGGACCGCGACTGGCGCAAGCAAGTGTTCATTCAAGGCAACCTGTCGAAACAGGAAACCCTGAACAAGCACAAGGCGCGGGTTGATGGCGGGGATTCGAGCGTGCTGTTCGGCCTGGCGAGTTTCGCCGAAGGCGTGGATTTGCCCGGTGCGTACTGCGAGCACGTGGTGATCGCCAAGATTCCGTTCTCGGTGCCCGACGATCCGGTCGAAGCGGCGCTGGCGGAATGGATCGAGGCTCGCGGCGGCAATCCGTTCATGGAAATCTCCGTGCCCGACGCCTCGCTGAAGCTGGTCCAGGCCTGCGGTCGCTTGCTGCGGACCGAAGAAGACCGCGGCACCATCACCTTGCTCGACCGTCGTCTGGTCACGCAACGCTACGGCAAAGCTATTCTCAATGCATTGCCGCCATTCCGTCGTGAAATTTCCTGA
- a CDS encoding beta-galactosidase, producing MIRRSLRRSLPAVFALMFAAPLLAAPAGQQALFNFVRPADVVQVATQDASLPQSNAEQTAEGEVLRRVTFNPVAQPTLRLTPQTGAWDWSQSGVMSLRIQSAMNWAVTLYVKIQSNDGKTLVSRVDLPAGPAQTLLVPLQPSSPLSQGMKAGPPMPINFEGQRVLLASSAGELDRSQVVSVTLSMDQPKVAQSILLERFGVQDGEAVTKAAYGGLVDAYGQSTRAKWPEKVSSDEQLKSAAAKEQQQLKTWLAEREKTSLDKFGGWTKGPAFKASGFFRTEKRDGRWYLVTPEGHPFYSLGVNSVTPSVNQTYVAGREWMFESLPKPDEPLASYYGEGDNRGGNGADQGRAYNAGRWYDFYGANLQRLYGEPCVPGSDTKAGVAEAAKAGAVEASVEKAAEQTTAEPCKVVFDEQRWASHTLDRLQAWGFNTIGNWSAPVLGNTDRVPYTLPLSIVGDYASISTGTDWWGGMPDPFDPRFAMATERAVAIAARDHRDDPWLIGYFADNELAWAGPGDDPKARYALAYGTLKMTTDVPAKRAFLKQLRDKYRNQAGLSKAWGIDLPAWELMEDPGFVPPQPSAEYPEIEADFKYFQKVFADTYFKTVSDSLKWHAPNQLLLGGRFAVSTPEAVESCAQYCDVLSFNMYTLQPQDGYDFAKLRSLDKPVLITEFNFGSADRGPFWGGVTQLAKEEDRSPAYANFLKQAMSEPSIVGVHWFQYLDQPVTGRLLDGENGHFGLVGITDLPFQGFVDSVRKSNVQTVDQLGKEAEKAAAEAEKADSHEGGKQGDVGKSAGQGAGHAGGHSGNGH from the coding sequence ATGATTCGCCGTTCGCTGCGCCGGTCGTTACCTGCCGTTTTTGCCTTGATGTTCGCAGCCCCTTTGCTGGCGGCCCCTGCCGGCCAGCAAGCGCTGTTCAACTTTGTGCGTCCCGCCGACGTGGTTCAGGTGGCGACCCAGGACGCCAGCCTGCCGCAGTCCAACGCGGAGCAAACGGCCGAAGGCGAAGTGCTGCGCCGTGTGACCTTCAACCCGGTCGCCCAGCCAACCTTGCGCCTGACGCCGCAAACCGGTGCCTGGGACTGGTCGCAGTCGGGCGTCATGAGCCTGCGGATCCAGAGCGCGATGAACTGGGCCGTGACCCTGTACGTGAAAATCCAGAGCAATGACGGCAAGACCCTGGTCAGCCGTGTCGATCTGCCGGCCGGCCCTGCGCAAACCCTGCTGGTGCCACTGCAGCCAAGTTCACCTTTGAGCCAGGGCATGAAAGCCGGCCCGCCGATGCCGATCAACTTCGAAGGCCAGCGTGTATTGCTGGCCAGCAGCGCCGGTGAGCTGGATCGCAGCCAGGTGGTGTCGGTGACCTTGTCGATGGATCAGCCGAAAGTCGCCCAAAGCATCCTGCTGGAACGCTTCGGCGTGCAGGACGGCGAGGCTGTCACCAAAGCCGCTTATGGCGGTCTGGTGGACGCCTACGGCCAATCGACCCGGGCCAAGTGGCCGGAGAAGGTCAGCAGCGACGAGCAACTGAAATCCGCGGCGGCCAAAGAACAGCAACAACTGAAAACCTGGCTGGCTGAGCGCGAGAAAACCTCGCTGGACAAATTCGGCGGCTGGACCAAAGGTCCGGCCTTCAAGGCCAGCGGCTTTTTCCGTACTGAAAAGCGTGATGGCCGCTGGTACCTGGTGACGCCGGAAGGGCATCCGTTCTATTCCCTTGGCGTCAACAGCGTAACTCCGAGCGTCAATCAGACCTACGTCGCCGGTCGCGAGTGGATGTTCGAGTCCCTGCCCAAACCCGACGAGCCCCTTGCCAGCTATTATGGCGAAGGCGACAACCGTGGCGGCAATGGCGCCGATCAGGGCCGAGCCTACAACGCCGGTCGCTGGTACGATTTCTATGGCGCCAACCTGCAGCGTCTTTATGGCGAGCCTTGCGTGCCGGGCAGCGACACCAAGGCCGGTGTCGCCGAAGCGGCCAAGGCCGGCGCCGTTGAAGCGTCAGTCGAAAAAGCGGCCGAGCAAACGACCGCCGAACCCTGCAAAGTGGTTTTCGATGAACAACGCTGGGCCAGTCATACCCTCGATCGCCTGCAAGCCTGGGGTTTCAATACCATTGGCAATTGGAGCGCACCGGTGTTGGGCAACACTGACCGAGTGCCGTACACCTTGCCGCTGTCGATCGTCGGCGATTACGCCAGCATCAGCACCGGCACCGATTGGTGGGGCGGCATGCCCGACCCGTTCGATCCGCGTTTCGCCATGGCCACCGAACGCGCCGTGGCCATCGCCGCCCGCGACCATCGCGACGATCCGTGGTTGATCGGTTACTTCGCCGACAATGAACTGGCCTGGGCCGGTCCAGGCGATGACCCGAAGGCCCGTTACGCGCTGGCCTACGGCACCTTGAAAATGACCACCGATGTGCCGGCCAAACGTGCCTTCCTCAAACAGCTGCGTGATAAGTACCGCAACCAGGCGGGCCTTTCCAAAGCCTGGGGCATTGATCTGCCGGCTTGGGAATTGATGGAAGACCCGGGCTTCGTGCCGCCGCAGCCGAGCGCCGAATACCCGGAAATCGAAGCCGACTTCAAATACTTCCAGAAAGTGTTCGCCGACACCTACTTCAAAACCGTCTCCGATTCGCTCAAATGGCATGCGCCGAACCAGTTGTTACTGGGCGGCCGCTTTGCCGTCAGCACCCCTGAAGCCGTCGAATCCTGCGCGCAATACTGCGATGTGCTGAGCTTCAATATGTACACCCTGCAACCTCAGGACGGTTACGACTTTGCCAAACTGCGCAGCCTGGACAAACCGGTGCTGATCACGGAGTTCAACTTCGGCTCGGCGGATCGAGGCCCGTTCTGGGGCGGCGTAACACAACTGGCGAAAGAAGAAGACCGCAGCCCGGCCTACGCCAACTTCCTCAAACAGGCAATGAGCGAACCATCGATTGTCGGGGTGCATTGGTTCCAGTACCTCGATCAACCGGTGACGGGTCGCCTACTGGATGGCGAGAACGGGCACTTCGGTCTGGTGGGCATTACTGACCTGCCGTTCCAGGGTTTCGTGGACAGCGTGCGCAAAAGCAATGTGCAGACTGTCGATCAACTCGGTAAAGAGGCCGAGAAGGCTGCGGCCGAGGCGGAAAAAGCCGACAGTCACGAAGGTGGCAAGCAAGGCGATGTCGGCAAAAGTGCGGGGCAAGGCGCTGGTCATGCGGGTGGGCATTCGGGCAATGGTCATTAA